The Aedes aegypti strain LVP_AGWG chromosome 3, AaegL5.0 Primary Assembly, whole genome shotgun sequence genome contains a region encoding:
- the LOC5580147 gene encoding larval cuticle protein 9, which translates to MWYSKSVKMVQAFSVLAVLALCSCSIQATPTGGEADSKLEVVTESNNYATDEFDWSYQLSDGREVRSNAYKKRLDDGREVLVINGLYSYVAPNGVKYTVSYYSDETGYHPTIIVGDEPLYPEAPPPFAIDPKLLASLVG; encoded by the exons ATGTGGTACAGTAAGTCAGTGAAGATGGTTCAAGCGTTCTCGGTGCTCGCGGTCTTGGCCTTGTGTTCATGTTCGATCCAAGCTACCCCGACTGGTGGGGAAGCCGACTCCAAACTGGAAGTAGTAACTGAATCCAACAATTATGCTACCGATGAGTTCGATTGGAG CTACCAATTGAGCGATGGCCGAGAAGTGCGATCGAATGCTTATAAGAAGCGCTTGGATGATGGCCGTGAGGTTTTGGTGATCAACGGATTGTACAGCTATGTTGCACCCAATGGGGTCAAGTACACAGTTTCCTACTATTCTGACGAAACTGGATATCATCCAACTATTATCG TGGGAGACGAGCCACTATACCCGGAAGCACCACCACCATTTGCCATCGATCCGAAACTATTAGCTTCATTGGTCGGTTAA